In Rutidosis leptorrhynchoides isolate AG116_Rl617_1_P2 chromosome 2, CSIRO_AGI_Rlap_v1, whole genome shotgun sequence, one genomic interval encodes:
- the LOC139888988 gene encoding uncharacterized protein: MKRVEAEVAKQVKTIREEFERRLIEPRGNGKKEFSYKEFRATKPPMYHGEPDPLVSTRWISAIEGCFRTSECPPDKKTRIATSLWRDGAKDWLDGKIDAVGEEPFMGLSWGDFQKEFFEEFQTQADLTRMREEIRVLRQGSMDLNTLRATFMSKVLFCPEYINNERLLMQDFRKALNDELRGKISLGQVNSFAELFAFAKGFEPYPWEQNNNDPSKRTVDSYGAPSKRTKSAIGGTSNVGKGTSNSSASRCFKCGERGHKFWECPASGYCDVCECRP; the protein is encoded by the exons ATGAAGCG GGTTGAAGCCGAGGTTGCAAAACAAGTGAAAACGATTCGAGAAGAGTTCGAAAGAAGGCTTATCGAGCCTCGGGGTAACGGTAaaaaggagtttagttacaaggAGTTTCGAGCGACTAAACCTCCTATGTATCATGGAGAACCGGATCCGTTAGTGAGTACTCGTTGGATCTCGGCTATCGAAGGATGTTTTCGTACAAGTGAGTGTCCTCCGGACAAGAAAACAAGAATCGCTACTAGTTTGTGGCGAGATGGTGCgaaagattggttggatggtaaaattgatgcGGTTGGTGAAGAACCGTTCATGGGTTTGTCATGGGGCGATTTTCAGAAagaattctttgaagaattccaaaCGCAAGCCGACTTAACAAGAATGCGTGAGGAGATACGCGTATTgagacaagggtctatggacctaaatactctacGAGCAACCTTTATGTCTAAGGTGTTATTTTGCCCCGAGTACATAAATAACGAAaggttgttgatgcaagatttccgtAAGGCTTTAAACGACGAGTTACGTGGGAAGATAAGTCTTgggcaagtgaactcgtttgccgaGCTATTTGCcttcgctaagggttttgagccaTATCCTTGGGAGCAGAACAATAATGATCCGAGTAAGAGAACGGTTGACTCGTATGGCGCTCCGAGTAAGAGAACTAAAAGCGCAATTGGAGGTACGAGTAATGTGGGAAAAGGAACATcgaattctagtgcatctagatgttttaAATGTGGCGAAAGAGGTCACAAGTTTTGGGAGTGCCCGGCATCGGGTTATTGTGATGTT TGTGAGTGTAGGCCTTAG